The proteins below are encoded in one region of Pacificitalea manganoxidans:
- the fahA gene encoding fumarylacetoacetase — MTDLVRSWIETANDPESPFPLNNLPFGVFSAGDAPRCATAIGDKVLDLAALQKAGLLPDHGFDEPALNTFMGEGKQAWNEVREKLTDLLRDGAETDAVRDALHDMGNVTLHLPFTVIEYTDFYAGRQHAFNVGSLFRDPANALPPNWLHIPIGYNGRASTVVVSGTEFHRPMGQLKGPQDDQPRFGPSQRLDIELEMGAVVGMPTEMGQRISVDQADDMIFGYVLLNDWSARDIQAWEYQPLGPFQAKAFATTISPWVVTKAALEPFRCDTPPREKELLPHIKDTGPMLYDIDLSVTMTAPGAEPTEICRTNYNALYYSAAQQLAHHASSGCAMRTGDLLGSGTISGPEKGTFGSLLEMTWGGKNPITLEGGATRTFIEDGDTLALHGHAQGDGYRVGFGPCVGTVLPERADRS, encoded by the coding sequence ATGACTGATCTTGTCCGATCCTGGATCGAGACCGCGAATGACCCCGAAAGCCCGTTTCCCCTGAACAACCTGCCGTTTGGCGTCTTCTCGGCAGGCGACGCGCCCCGCTGTGCGACGGCCATCGGCGACAAGGTGCTGGACCTTGCCGCGCTGCAAAAGGCGGGTCTTCTGCCTGATCATGGCTTCGATGAACCGGCGCTCAATACCTTCATGGGCGAGGGCAAACAGGCATGGAACGAGGTCCGCGAAAAGCTGACCGATCTGCTGCGCGACGGCGCCGAGACCGACGCGGTGCGGGACGCGCTCCACGACATGGGCAATGTCACCCTGCACCTGCCCTTCACCGTGATCGAGTACACCGATTTCTACGCTGGCCGTCAGCACGCCTTCAACGTCGGTTCGCTGTTCCGCGACCCGGCCAATGCGCTGCCGCCCAACTGGCTGCATATTCCCATCGGCTACAATGGCCGTGCCTCGACGGTGGTGGTCTCGGGCACCGAGTTCCACCGGCCAATGGGTCAATTGAAAGGCCCGCAGGATGACCAGCCACGCTTTGGCCCCAGCCAACGCCTCGACATCGAGTTGGAGATGGGCGCGGTCGTGGGCATGCCCACCGAGATGGGCCAGCGCATCAGCGTCGATCAGGCCGACGACATGATCTTCGGCTACGTGCTGCTCAACGACTGGTCGGCGCGCGATATTCAGGCTTGGGAGTATCAGCCGCTGGGGCCGTTCCAGGCCAAGGCCTTCGCCACTACGATCAGCCCCTGGGTGGTCACCAAGGCCGCGCTCGAACCGTTCCGTTGCGACACACCCCCGCGTGAGAAGGAACTTCTGCCGCATATCAAGGACACCGGACCGATGCTCTATGACATCGACCTGTCAGTCACCATGACGGCGCCCGGTGCGGAACCGACCGAGATCTGCCGCACAAACTACAACGCCCTGTACTACTCTGCCGCGCAGCAACTTGCGCACCACGCCTCGTCCGGTTGCGCGATGCGGACTGGCGATCTGCTGGGTTCGGGCACGATCTCGGGACCCGAAAAGGGCACGTTCGGTTCGCTCTTGGAGATGACCTGGGGCGGCAAGAACCCGATCACGCTCGAGGGGGGAGCGACCCGCACCTTCATCGAGGACGGCGATACCCTGGCATTGCATGGTCACGCACAGGGAGATGGCTATCGTGTCGGTTTCGGTCCCTGCGTCGGAACCGTGTTGCCTGAGCGGGCTGATCGGTCGTAA
- a CDS encoding IclR family transcriptional regulator has translation MKLNRSIERGLTVLEVIYTSGATSLASLAARTGLSKPTLLRICATLERRRWLTRRSSDGYYQLGSAFPQAGGMPDLVDRLVAVSKEEIVRLSEATGLGVDLAAAIGAGRTEIVDNTRVFKKHGVYPDSVGFRPSPIFSALGAAYLSGLSEGGRAEALKELIRRLPREDAAALAQLPATLKSISEKGYAARAHGHWGRAVDYGELPAAIAVPILAGAEVIGAINLVWNAGDQTVDVVANNHLSRLQATADTIGQRYAGRG, from the coding sequence GTGAAACTGAACAGATCCATCGAACGAGGACTGACGGTGCTTGAAGTCATTTACACGTCGGGCGCCACTTCGCTTGCATCTCTCGCAGCCCGCACAGGGTTGTCAAAGCCGACGTTGCTGCGGATCTGTGCGACGCTCGAACGCCGACGCTGGCTAACGCGCAGAAGCAGTGACGGGTACTATCAACTCGGATCTGCCTTCCCGCAGGCAGGCGGCATGCCGGACCTGGTCGACAGGCTCGTGGCCGTCAGCAAAGAGGAAATTGTCCGGCTTTCCGAGGCGACCGGGTTGGGCGTCGATCTTGCTGCTGCGATCGGAGCCGGCCGGACCGAAATTGTCGATAACACCCGGGTGTTTAAGAAGCATGGGGTTTACCCGGATTCGGTCGGGTTTCGTCCCTCGCCGATCTTTTCGGCGCTTGGGGCCGCGTATCTCTCGGGCCTCTCGGAGGGCGGACGGGCCGAGGCATTGAAAGAACTGATCCGACGACTGCCGCGGGAAGACGCCGCGGCCTTGGCCCAATTGCCGGCAACCCTGAAATCGATCTCGGAAAAGGGCTATGCCGCCCGCGCCCACGGACATTGGGGCCGGGCGGTGGATTATGGCGAGCTTCCGGCGGCTATTGCTGTGCCGATCCTGGCTGGCGCGGAAGTGATTGGCGCAATCAACCTGGTCTGGAATGCCGGCGATCAAACGGTCGACGTGGTCGCGAATAACCACCTTTCACGTCTTCAGGCGACAGCGGATACCATCGGTCAGCGATACGCAGGCCGTGGCTGA
- the maiA gene encoding maleylacetoacetate isomerase produces MKLYTYWRSTTSYRVRIALNLKGLAYAPVPVDLVAGTHKARDYVALNPGQSVPTLVLEDGTVLTQSMAILDWLEDTHPDPALLPSDALQRARVRATALTIAADVHPVNNLRVVARLKEMGHSQDDTVAWMNHWMRQGFTAFTQLIDPETEFCFGDTPGLTDLCLVPQLYNAHRWGCDLTGLSRLTEIEARCLALPAFDAARPENQPDAH; encoded by the coding sequence ATGAAGCTTTATACCTATTGGCGGTCGACCACCTCCTACCGGGTCCGGATCGCCTTGAACCTCAAGGGGCTGGCTTACGCGCCGGTCCCAGTCGACCTGGTGGCGGGAACGCACAAGGCGCGCGATTACGTAGCGCTGAACCCGGGGCAAAGCGTGCCGACGCTGGTGCTGGAGGATGGCACGGTGCTAACCCAGTCCATGGCCATTCTCGACTGGTTGGAGGACACCCACCCCGATCCGGCGCTTTTGCCCTCGGATGCTCTTCAGCGGGCCAGGGTGCGCGCAACGGCGCTGACCATTGCCGCCGATGTGCATCCAGTGAACAACCTGCGGGTGGTGGCGCGGCTCAAAGAGATGGGCCACAGCCAGGATGACACCGTGGCCTGGATGAACCACTGGATGCGGCAGGGCTTTACCGCCTTTACGCAATTGATCGACCCGGAGACGGAGTTCTGCTTCGGCGATACGCCTGGGCTGACCGATCTCTGCCTCGTGCCGCAACTTTACAATGCCCACCGCTGGGGCTGCGACCTCACGGGCCTGTCGCGGCTGACCGAGATCGAGGCGCGCTGCCTGGCGCTGCCCGCATTCGACGCGGCTCGCCCCGAAAATCAACCCGACGCACACTAA
- a CDS encoding TAXI family TRAP transporter solute-binding subunit, with translation MKTTTLNRRSLLAGTAAAATLAMLPRAALAKELLRMSTLGPGSSPNLVMTTFANIINRDLRDYEIQINATGAATRHVLEVAMGKTAFCMSSPALHALMANQSAMFEKMDQAPELSKKLRAVLNFPMGVYHIAVYDSSGITSLDQVKGKRVFLGPPGSAAFSTMVRLFEAVTGLKADEDYEAVKLGWDAAAASFQDGNLDVYCNPTNAPSPVLTQIAVTNPIRFLGIPADQLESDAVKALVSRPGFGLGTLPAGVYGDNQVNDEDATTLRVTVGIVTNESADEAMIYDMTKTFFEGVAEMRDGAPWLKAITPEAAVADLNMPLHPGALRALEELGATIPDVARG, from the coding sequence ATGAAGACCACGACTCTTAACCGCCGGAGCCTCTTGGCCGGCACCGCTGCCGCCGCGACGCTGGCCATGCTGCCCCGCGCCGCGCTGGCCAAGGAACTACTGCGCATGTCGACGCTGGGGCCGGGCAGCAGCCCGAACCTGGTGATGACCACCTTCGCCAATATCATCAACCGCGACCTGCGGGACTACGAGATCCAGATCAACGCCACCGGCGCCGCTACCCGACACGTGCTGGAAGTGGCGATGGGCAAAACCGCGTTCTGCATGTCCTCGCCCGCGCTGCATGCACTGATGGCGAACCAGAGTGCAATGTTCGAGAAGATGGACCAGGCGCCGGAACTGTCCAAGAAGCTCCGCGCCGTGCTGAACTTCCCGATGGGCGTCTATCACATTGCGGTTTACGACTCTTCGGGCATCACCTCGCTGGATCAGGTCAAGGGCAAGCGGGTCTTCCTTGGACCTCCGGGCAGTGCTGCCTTTTCGACGATGGTGCGCCTGTTCGAGGCTGTCACCGGCTTGAAGGCCGACGAGGATTACGAAGCAGTCAAGCTCGGCTGGGACGCCGCCGCTGCTTCGTTCCAGGATGGCAACCTCGATGTGTATTGCAATCCGACGAACGCGCCCAGCCCGGTGCTGACCCAGATCGCCGTGACCAACCCGATCCGCTTCCTCGGCATTCCGGCAGATCAACTGGAAAGCGACGCGGTCAAGGCACTGGTCAGCCGCCCGGGCTTCGGTCTCGGCACGCTGCCGGCGGGGGTCTATGGCGACAACCAAGTCAACGACGAGGACGCGACCACCCTGCGCGTCACCGTCGGCATCGTCACGAACGAGTCCGCTGACGAAGCGATGATCTACGACATGACCAAGACCTTCTTCGAAGGCGTGGCCGAGATGCGCGACGGCGCACCCTGGCTCAAGGCGATCACGCCGGAAGCGGCAGTGGCGGATCTCAACATGCCGCTGCACCCCGGCGCGCTGCGCGCGCTCGAAGAGCTTGGCGCAACGATCCCCGACGTCGCACGCGGGTAA
- a CDS encoding SulP family inorganic anion transporter, producing MLPQGVAFAIIAGLPPEYGLFTAIIVTALPRSGGHRASWSRR from the coding sequence GTGCTACCGCAGGGTGTGGCCTTTGCCATCATCGCCGGGTTGCCGCCGGAATACGGGCTGTTCACCGCGATCATCGTGACCGCGTTGCCGCGCTCTGGGGGTCATCGCGCGTCATGGTCTCGGCGGTGA
- a CDS encoding acyltransferase family protein translates to MNRSYSIDTYRGLGVSLVIWTHAGLPWAPGAYITIDGFFLISGYLVTRSFLGLLDKLGADGSDRSPLTLYRVAGLKFLDARVRRILLPLFVTILLTLAVGWLLLLPGDLNDLADAALMSVLLSGNMHAAATGDYFEVAVLAEPLLHTWSLALEEQFYLLSMLIMAVLVLVPVRWAFWLVVLGGAVASLTTAQIYSTEPDLSGASYYLFVTRVWEFLIGVALAPLMARGWPAGRLGRVLTGDGAMILGWGLVIASVLLLTPASPSPGLISVPAMFGVCLIILAEPRGAWLSRAMQWKPMLYAGRNVYGIYLFHFPVIVYLTYAEPPWGAWTGPIAFVVAYVLAVALGAATELPFRRWRQPRFRTIVALDAVLVAAIFGLAGVIWQTGGAPERMPEAAQRAYLGKFLVNPERARCMEGELTRDGYSCAYGPVTERKVVLIGDSHSDALARPLSEAFRARGYMTVHYWSWECPPIGTQLHRLSMFSRTCERLSFEAHEQLLAMPGVDAVVYAALWPWYLGYGTGDMPRHLQRGPIGTPDAATLAVYQRDFMAQFRTTVSAIADRGLSVYIVAPVPIHAQSLPEQEALNTWYRPNSWKVPLNDALSRAAYDAQRGLFQQMIDGIADHPNVHILDPGPALCPSATCRAVADGMPLYYDDNHLNEQGAAAVVNSWFR, encoded by the coding sequence GTGAACCGGTCCTATTCCATCGACACCTATCGCGGGCTTGGGGTTTCTCTGGTCATCTGGACCCATGCGGGCCTGCCTTGGGCGCCGGGCGCCTATATCACCATTGACGGGTTTTTCCTGATCAGCGGCTACCTTGTGACCCGTTCGTTTCTGGGGCTGCTGGACAAGCTCGGCGCGGATGGATCAGATCGGTCTCCTCTCACGCTCTATCGTGTCGCGGGGCTGAAATTTCTCGACGCCCGCGTCCGGCGCATTCTGCTGCCGTTATTTGTGACCATCCTGCTGACATTGGCGGTGGGCTGGCTGTTGTTGCTGCCCGGCGATTTGAACGATCTGGCGGATGCGGCGCTGATGTCTGTCCTGTTGTCAGGCAACATGCATGCGGCGGCGACCGGCGACTATTTCGAAGTCGCGGTGCTGGCGGAACCCTTGCTGCACACATGGAGCCTTGCGCTTGAGGAGCAGTTCTACCTGCTGTCGATGCTCATCATGGCGGTATTGGTGCTCGTGCCGGTCCGATGGGCGTTCTGGCTGGTGGTTTTGGGCGGGGCCGTGGCGTCGCTGACCACTGCACAGATCTATTCCACCGAACCCGATCTGAGCGGGGCGAGCTACTATCTGTTCGTCACGCGCGTTTGGGAGTTCCTGATCGGCGTCGCTCTGGCCCCGCTCATGGCGCGCGGTTGGCCCGCCGGACGTCTGGGGCGGGTGCTGACCGGGGATGGGGCAATGATCCTCGGCTGGGGGCTGGTGATCGCCTCGGTGCTGCTGCTGACGCCGGCCTCTCCCTCGCCGGGCTTGATCTCGGTACCCGCGATGTTCGGCGTCTGCCTGATTATTCTGGCCGAGCCTCGGGGGGCTTGGCTCAGCCGCGCGATGCAATGGAAGCCGATGCTCTATGCCGGGCGCAATGTCTACGGCATCTACCTGTTCCATTTCCCCGTCATCGTCTACCTGACCTATGCTGAGCCGCCATGGGGCGCGTGGACGGGACCAATCGCGTTTGTGGTGGCCTATGTGCTGGCCGTGGCGCTAGGTGCGGCGACGGAACTGCCGTTCCGGCGCTGGCGGCAGCCACGCTTTCGCACGATTGTCGCGCTGGATGCGGTGCTGGTGGCGGCGATCTTTGGGCTGGCGGGCGTGATCTGGCAAACCGGCGGCGCGCCGGAGCGGATGCCAGAGGCCGCACAGCGCGCCTATCTGGGCAAGTTCCTCGTCAATCCAGAGCGCGCGCGCTGCATGGAAGGCGAACTGACCCGCGACGGTTATTCCTGCGCCTACGGTCCGGTGACCGAACGCAAGGTCGTGCTGATCGGCGACAGCCATTCTGATGCGCTGGCCCGACCGCTCAGCGAGGCGTTCCGCGCGCGCGGCTATATGACAGTGCATTACTGGTCGTGGGAATGCCCGCCGATTGGCACGCAATTGCACCGGCTTTCCATGTTTTCGCGGACCTGCGAGCGGCTGAGCTTTGAGGCGCATGAACAGTTGCTGGCGATGCCCGGCGTCGATGCGGTGGTCTATGCCGCGCTTTGGCCGTGGTATTTGGGGTACGGCACAGGCGACATGCCGCGCCATTTGCAGCGCGGGCCGATTGGCACGCCGGACGCGGCCACTCTCGCCGTCTACCAGCGGGACTTCATGGCTCAATTCCGGACGACAGTGTCGGCGATCGCTGATCGGGGCCTGTCGGTCTATATCGTGGCGCCCGTGCCGATCCACGCCCAGAGCCTGCCGGAGCAAGAAGCGCTCAACACATGGTATCGCCCCAACAGCTGGAAGGTGCCGCTGAACGATGCGCTAAGCCGTGCGGCCTATGACGCGCAACGCGGTCTGTTCCAGCAGATGATCGATGGGATCGCCGACCACCCGAATGTCCATATTCTCGACCCGGGTCCAGCGCTTTGTCCGAGTGCAACCTGCCGCGCAGTCGCGGATGGCATGCCGCTATACTATGACGACAATCACCTGAACGAGCAGGGCGCCGCGGCGGTGGTGAACAGCTGGTTTCGGTAA
- the hmgA gene encoding homogentisate 1,2-dioxygenase produces MNAPDKSGLIQAEGITTTPGYMPGFGNDFETEALPGALPQGMNSPQKCNYGLYGEQLSGTAFTDVRPERTWCYRIRPSVKHSHRYEKIDLPYFRSAPDIHPEVTSLGQYRWDPVPHTDEPLTWLTGMRTMTTAGDVHTQVGMASHIYLVTESMVDDYFFSADSEMLVVPQEGRLRFATELGIIDLEPKEIAIIPRGLVYRVELLDGPARGFVCENYGQKFELPGRGPIGANCMANPRDFKAPVAAFEDREVPSTVTVKWCGQFHTTKIGQSPLDIVAWHGNYAPYKYDLRNYCPVGAILFDHPDPSIFTVLTAPSGQEGTANIDFVLFRERWMVMEDTFRPPWYHKNIMSEMMGNIYGQYDAKPQGFVPGGISLHNMMLPHGPDRNAFEGASNADLKPEKLDNTMSFMFETRFPQQLTQFAGKEAPLQDDYIDCWKDIEKKFDGTPGKK; encoded by the coding sequence ATGAACGCCCCTGATAAATCCGGCCTGATTCAGGCCGAGGGCATCACCACCACCCCCGGCTACATGCCGGGCTTTGGTAATGACTTCGAGACCGAGGCGCTGCCCGGTGCGCTGCCGCAAGGCATGAACTCGCCGCAGAAGTGCAACTATGGGCTCTACGGCGAACAGCTTTCCGGCACTGCCTTTACCGATGTGCGACCGGAGCGCACCTGGTGCTATCGCATCCGGCCCTCGGTCAAGCACTCACACCGCTACGAAAAGATCGACCTGCCGTATTTCCGCTCAGCCCCCGATATTCACCCCGAAGTGACAAGCCTTGGGCAGTATCGCTGGGACCCGGTGCCGCACACCGACGAGCCGCTGACCTGGCTCACCGGCATGCGCACCATGACGACTGCGGGCGATGTGCATACCCAAGTCGGCATGGCGAGCCACATCTACCTGGTCACCGAGTCGATGGTCGACGACTACTTCTTCTCCGCCGATAGCGAGATGCTCGTTGTGCCGCAGGAGGGCCGCCTGCGGTTTGCCACCGAGCTGGGGATCATCGACCTTGAACCCAAGGAAATCGCCATCATCCCGCGCGGGCTGGTCTACCGCGTCGAACTGCTAGACGGTCCGGCGCGAGGTTTCGTCTGCGAGAATTACGGCCAGAAGTTCGAGCTGCCCGGCCGCGGGCCCATCGGCGCCAACTGCATGGCCAACCCGCGCGACTTCAAGGCGCCAGTGGCGGCCTTCGAGGATCGCGAGGTGCCCTCGACCGTCACCGTGAAATGGTGCGGCCAGTTCCACACCACCAAGATCGGACAGAGCCCGCTCGACATCGTCGCCTGGCACGGCAACTACGCGCCTTATAAATACGACCTGCGTAATTACTGTCCGGTCGGCGCGATCCTTTTCGACCACCCCGATCCATCGATTTTTACCGTGCTAACCGCGCCCTCGGGGCAGGAAGGCACCGCCAACATCGACTTCGTGCTGTTCCGTGAACGCTGGATGGTGATGGAAGATACCTTCCGTCCGCCGTGGTATCACAAGAACATCATGTCCGAGATGATGGGCAATATCTATGGCCAGTACGATGCCAAACCCCAAGGATTTGTGCCGGGCGGCATCAGCCTGCATAACATGATGCTGCCGCACGGGCCGGACCGCAACGCCTTCGAGGGCGCCTCGAACGCCGACCTGAAGCCCGAGAAGCTCGACAACACCATGTCCTTCATGTTCGAGACCCGCTTCCCGCAGCAACTGACGCAGTTCGCGGGCAAGGAAGCGCCGCTGCAGGACGACTACATCGACTGCTGGAAGGACATCGAGAAGAAGTTCGACGGCACGCCGGGCAAGAAATGA
- a CDS encoding alkaline phosphatase family protein: protein MTKNVLFIMCDQLRWDYLSCTGHPHLHTPNIDTLAARGVLFDRAYVQSPICGPSRMSFYTGRYVASHGSTWNNIPLKVGEMTLGDHLRPLGVRTALCGKTHMSADVEGMKRLGLAPDSEIGVRVAECGFEPYEREDGLHPDGPRYPRNEAYDQFMEKRGWPDENPWQTVANSAEDEDGNILSGWFMDNADKPARAADEESETPYITSRAMDFIREAGDTPWCLHLSYIKPHWPYIVPAPYHDMYGPETHLDPVRSAAEREKPHPVYGAFMEERVSRAFCDDGTRTRVLTAYMGLIKQIDDQMGRLMAFLDAQGLTEETMIIFTSDHGDYLGDHWMGEKELFHDASARIPMIVVDPRAEADAARGQTSSALVEAIDVVPTILDYFGGEAVPHIIEGHSLVPLLHGQTDSLRDVAVSEYDYSMRGVRQRLGVAVKDAKLTMLFDGRWKYIFAEGFRPMLFDLQNDPDELTDLGADPAHQAECARMEKLLFAWARRTSQRTTRSDAWIAARDPSLGEAKAGILIGYRNEAELREVLGPVAVRAGKTHKAG from the coding sequence ATGACCAAGAACGTTCTATTCATCATGTGCGACCAATTGCGCTGGGACTACCTGTCCTGCACCGGGCATCCGCATCTGCATACGCCGAATATCGACACCCTTGCGGCACGCGGGGTGCTGTTCGACCGTGCCTACGTGCAATCGCCGATCTGTGGCCCGTCGCGGATGTCCTTCTACACCGGGCGCTACGTCGCCTCGCATGGCTCCACCTGGAACAACATCCCGCTCAAGGTGGGAGAGATGACGCTTGGCGACCATCTGCGCCCGCTGGGCGTGCGTACGGCGCTTTGTGGCAAGACCCATATGTCGGCCGATGTCGAGGGGATGAAGCGCCTCGGCCTTGCGCCGGACAGCGAAATCGGCGTGCGGGTCGCGGAATGCGGCTTCGAGCCCTATGAGCGCGAGGACGGCTTGCACCCCGACGGCCCGCGCTATCCGCGCAACGAGGCCTATGATCAGTTCATGGAGAAGCGCGGCTGGCCCGATGAAAACCCCTGGCAAACGGTGGCCAACAGCGCCGAGGACGAGGACGGCAACATCCTAAGCGGCTGGTTCATGGACAACGCCGACAAGCCCGCCCGCGCCGCCGACGAAGAAAGCGAGACCCCCTATATCACCTCCCGTGCGATGGACTTCATCCGCGAGGCCGGGGACACGCCCTGGTGCCTGCATCTGAGCTACATCAAGCCGCACTGGCCCTATATCGTGCCCGCGCCCTATCACGACATGTACGGCCCCGAGACGCATCTCGACCCGGTGCGCAGCGCGGCGGAGCGCGAAAAACCCCATCCCGTCTATGGCGCCTTCATGGAGGAACGCGTCAGCCGCGCCTTCTGCGACGATGGCACCCGTACCCGCGTGCTGACCGCCTACATGGGCCTGATCAAACAGATCGACGACCAGATGGGCCGGTTGATGGCCTTCCTTGACGCGCAGGGTCTGACCGAGGAGACGATGATCATCTTCACCTCCGACCACGGCGATTACCTCGGCGATCACTGGATGGGCGAAAAAGAACTGTTTCACGACGCTTCCGCCCGCATTCCAATGATCGTGGTCGACCCACGCGCCGAGGCCGATGCCGCCCGAGGGCAGACATCTTCCGCGCTGGTCGAGGCAATCGACGTGGTGCCGACGATCCTCGACTATTTCGGCGGCGAGGCGGTGCCGCATATCATCGAAGGCCACTCGTTGGTGCCACTGCTGCACGGACAGACCGACAGCCTGCGTGACGTTGCGGTCTCGGAATACGACTATTCCATGCGTGGAGTCCGCCAGCGCCTCGGAGTCGCGGTCAAGGACGCCAAGCTGACCATGCTGTTCGACGGGCGCTGGAAATACATCTTCGCCGAAGGGTTCCGCCCGATGCTCTTCGACCTGCAAAATGACCCTGACGAACTGACCGACCTCGGCGCCGATCCTGCGCATCAAGCGGAATGCGCCCGCATGGAAAAGCTGCTCTTCGCTTGGGCGCGCCGCACGTCGCAGCGCACCACGCGATCTGACGCCTGGATCGCAGCCCGTGACCCAAGCCTGGGCGAAGCCAAGGCGGGTATCCTAATCGGCTATCGTAACGAGGCCGAGCTGCGCGAGGTTCTCGGGCCGGTCGCGGTGCGCGCCGGGAAAACCCACAAGGCCGGATGA
- a CDS encoding TRAP transporter permease, whose amino-acid sequence MSEYKRNAFLVHAVTGLSLVVVGVVFYVSVFGVFSDSYLRVGMLFVGGLLLILYAAGRSGSLLDRGLLAGVAICLSLSVYQYFRAAEEIETGLYFLTSTDIWMGFLGLIAVIELTRRSVGLVMAVVAGLLLAYGAFGHLAPGFLRHAGISTEELMTVLWYSFDGVFGRPLATVVSTILIFIVFGALLELLAIDLVLVRLAMAATGRMRSGPAAAATVASGLFGTISGSAVANVVGTGVITIPLIKKRGFSPRFAAAVESAASSGGQITPPIMGAVAFIMADVTSVPYLTICAAAAVPALLYYGGLFVAISSAARNMDLADEPRPKIAFNWRELVQMGIFVLALAGIVVTMVGGSSPAYAGFVGVTLAALLGFAVRPDLLFNGTAWIKFVRSAGLISAQLVVIVGAVGIVIGVLNLTGVGLRFASLLSRLAEDQLIISLILMAIACLLLGMGMPTVPAYLIIVLVMGPSLQKLGVPIVHTHMFVLYFGVLSAITPPVALAAFAAAPIAGSNPMATALEASRLAVPGFVIPFAFIYQPALLLGTGFPLADSAQAILFVLLATILISRACYPRRGKTYMTPVGLALAGALIFFGPLVSWIAAAAAVGVMYVDRLEITAKNQVS is encoded by the coding sequence GTGTCGGAATACAAAAGAAATGCCTTTCTAGTTCATGCCGTTACCGGCCTGTCACTCGTGGTCGTTGGGGTTGTGTTCTACGTGTCGGTCTTCGGGGTGTTTTCGGATTCCTACCTGCGGGTCGGCATGTTGTTCGTTGGCGGGTTACTGCTCATCCTGTATGCGGCCGGCCGTTCGGGCAGCCTTCTTGACCGGGGGCTTCTGGCGGGCGTTGCCATCTGCCTGTCGCTGAGCGTTTATCAATACTTCCGTGCCGCCGAGGAGATCGAGACGGGGCTCTACTTCCTGACCTCGACCGACATCTGGATGGGATTTCTCGGCCTCATCGCGGTGATCGAACTGACTCGTCGCTCGGTCGGTCTGGTTATGGCGGTGGTCGCCGGTCTGCTGTTAGCCTACGGCGCCTTTGGTCATCTGGCACCGGGTTTTCTAAGACATGCCGGAATCTCGACCGAAGAGTTGATGACCGTGCTGTGGTATTCCTTTGACGGTGTCTTTGGGCGCCCGTTGGCGACGGTGGTCTCGACCATCCTGATCTTCATCGTGTTCGGCGCATTGCTTGAGTTGCTGGCAATCGACCTCGTGCTGGTGCGGCTTGCCATGGCCGCCACCGGGCGGATGCGGTCCGGCCCCGCCGCTGCGGCAACGGTGGCCAGCGGATTGTTCGGGACGATTTCGGGCTCTGCGGTGGCCAACGTCGTGGGCACCGGGGTTATCACCATTCCGCTGATCAAGAAACGCGGGTTCTCGCCCCGGTTTGCGGCTGCGGTGGAATCCGCAGCCTCCAGCGGCGGCCAGATCACGCCACCGATCATGGGGGCCGTGGCCTTCATCATGGCAGACGTGACGAGCGTTCCGTATCTGACCATCTGCGCCGCCGCTGCTGTGCCCGCGCTGCTCTATTATGGTGGCCTCTTCGTCGCCATCTCCAGCGCGGCCCGCAATATGGATCTGGCCGACGAGCCGCGCCCGAAGATCGCCTTCAACTGGCGCGAACTGGTGCAGATGGGCATCTTTGTCCTCGCCCTCGCGGGCATCGTGGTGACCATGGTTGGCGGTTCGTCGCCCGCCTATGCCGGCTTTGTCGGTGTCACGCTGGCCGCGCTGCTGGGCTTTGCCGTGCGTCCCGACCTGCTGTTCAACGGCACCGCCTGGATAAAATTCGTCCGTTCGGCGGGGCTGATCTCGGCCCAGCTCGTGGTCATCGTCGGCGCCGTGGGCATCGTCATCGGCGTGCTGAACCTGACCGGCGTTGGGCTGCGTTTCGCCTCGCTGCTGTCGAGGCTTGCCGAAGACCAACTGATCATATCGCTGATTTTGATGGCCATTGCCTGTCTTCTGCTCGGCATGGGGATGCCCACGGTGCCGGCCTATCTGATCATCGTGCTCGTTATGGGTCCGTCGCTGCAGAAACTCGGCGTGCCGATCGTCCACACGCACATGTTTGTGCTCTATTTTGGCGTGCTCTCTGCAATTACGCCGCCAGTTGCGCTCGCCGCCTTTGCGGCTGCACCAATCGCGGGCTCCAACCCCATGGCCACGGCCCTCGAAGCCTCGCGGCTGGCGGTGCCCGGCTTCGTGATCCCGTTTGCCTTCATCTACCAGCCCGCGCTGTTGCTGGGGACAGGGTTCCCGTTGGCAGACTCGGCGCAGGCGATCCTTTTCGTCCTGCTCGCCACGATCCTGATCTCGCGCGCCTGCTATCCCCGTCGCGGCAAGACTTACATGACGCCGGTGGGGTTAGCACTGGCCGGTGCGCTGATCTTCTTCGGGCCGCTGGTCTCGTGGATCGCCGCCGCTGCTGCAGTTGGGGTGATGTACGTCGACCGATTGGAAATAACCGCCAAGAACCAAGTTTCATGA